A window of Bacteroidota bacterium contains these coding sequences:
- a CDS encoding transposase has protein sequence IIERTFSWFENQRRLSKDFEYLLETSEAMIHFAAIKILLNKF, from the coding sequence ATTATTGAAAGAACTTTTTCTTGGTTTGAAAACCAACGAAGATTGAGTAAAGATTTTGAATATTTGCTTGAAACAAGTGAGGCAATGATTCATTTTGCAGCTATAAAAATATTATTGAATAAATTTTAA
- a CDS encoding Do family serine endopeptidase: MKRIKQIAGIFLVAGIGGITAIGIDHFYIKHNQQPIVLQQAPPKDVKFVSMPGTAAETTVNFVNAAEMTVHAVVHIKTTYAIENQNQYTQDPFYNLFFGPNQLQQRPSQPMSAGSGVIITGDGYIVTNNHVVDHADKIEVVLNDRRTYPATIIGRDPNTDLALLKIKEQGLPYVAYANSDDVKVGEWVLAVGNPFNLTSTVTAGIVSAKGRNLNALATDPQNGVYPIESYIQTDAAINPGNSGGALVNTAGQLVGINAAIKSNTGSYAGYSFAIPVNIVKKVTADLLEFGEVQRAFIGVSIRDLDSKLAEEKHIKDIRGVFVNTITDGGAGEEAGIQEGDVITRIAEMEVNNVSELQEQVGKFRPGDKINVTLKRNGDEKIIPLTLKNRNGNTEVFKKDKPEVANVLGASFEQISPDEKKRLNIKNGLKVVRLNGGKLRSAGIREGFIITRIDKKEIGSMEDVKSSLENKDGGVLIEGIYSNGMRAYYGFGL, translated from the coding sequence ATGAAACGCATAAAACAGATAGCCGGAATTTTCCTTGTGGCAGGAATTGGTGGCATTACAGCCATAGGAATAGATCATTTCTATATTAAACATAACCAACAACCTATCGTATTACAACAGGCCCCACCGAAAGATGTAAAATTTGTCAGTATGCCTGGCACAGCTGCCGAAACTACAGTAAATTTTGTAAACGCTGCCGAGATGACAGTTCATGCTGTGGTTCATATTAAAACAACTTACGCAATAGAGAATCAAAACCAATACACGCAGGATCCTTTTTATAACCTGTTCTTCGGGCCAAATCAACTACAGCAAAGACCTTCGCAACCTATGTCTGCGGGCTCAGGAGTTATTATTACAGGCGATGGTTATATAGTAACCAATAACCACGTAGTAGATCATGCCGATAAGATTGAAGTGGTGTTGAATGACAGGCGTACCTACCCCGCTACCATAATAGGAAGGGATCCCAATACAGATCTCGCTTTGCTGAAAATAAAGGAGCAAGGACTCCCCTATGTTGCCTATGCCAATTCCGACGATGTAAAAGTTGGAGAATGGGTTTTGGCTGTCGGCAACCCATTCAATCTTACCTCTACTGTTACCGCAGGAATAGTAAGTGCAAAAGGCCGAAATCTCAATGCCCTTGCAACAGATCCACAGAACGGTGTTTACCCCATTGAGTCATATATTCAAACTGATGCAGCCATAAACCCGGGCAACAGCGGAGGGGCATTGGTTAATACTGCCGGACAGCTTGTAGGTATAAATGCCGCTATTAAATCAAACACCGGTTCATATGCGGGCTACTCATTTGCTATACCTGTAAATATTGTTAAAAAAGTAACCGCAGATCTCCTTGAGTTCGGAGAAGTTCAGCGTGCATTTATTGGAGTAAGTATACGTGACCTTGACTCAAAGCTTGCCGAAGAAAAACACATAAAGGATATAAGGGGTGTTTTTGTAAATACAATTACTGATGGCGGAGCCGGTGAAGAAGCGGGTATCCAGGAAGGAGATGTAATTACAAGGATCGCTGAAATGGAAGTAAATAATGTTTCTGAGTTACAGGAGCAAGTAGGTAAATTCCGTCCCGGCGATAAAATAAATGTCACGTTGAAACGTAATGGTGATGAAAAGATAATTCCTTTGACGTTGAAAAACCGGAATGGAAACACCGAAGTATTTAAAAAAGACAAACCGGAGGTAGCAAATGTACTTGGAGCAAGCTTTGAACAGATCAGTCCCGATGAAAAGAAGCGGTTAAATATCAAAAATGGGCTCAAGGTAGTCCGCCTGAACGGAGGAAAATTAAGAAGTGCCGGTATACGGGAAGGCTTTATCATCACAAGGATCGACAAAAAAGAAATTGGCTCTATGGAGGATGTTAAAAGCTCCCTTGAGAACAAAGATGGAGGGGTGTTAATAGAAGGGATTTATTCAAATGGAATGCGCGCCTACTATGGCTTTGGACTATAA